GTACCTGATTATTCTGTGCCAGCCGGCATGGACCTGCGCTTTGCCAGAGTCTGCATCATCCTCTTCagtctgctgtgaagaaactcTTTCAGTCAGTGTGCTCAATATAATGTTCAGGAGTAAAGCATTACAATAGTCAAAACCCCACAATTGttagtttggttgttttttttactgCTCCTACCTCCCCCTGTGACTGCTGGGCACACAAAATAAACAGCCTGAACAAAAAAGGATTCATAACAGGTCTGTACCACTGATGGGTTTTGGTACAAAACCTGGCTAAAAGCCCATTGGGAATCCTTGCTGAAGAGTTGATTTAATATTGCACTCTTCTTGAAGGTTTTAATCTATTACTGATGTCACAATTCAAGGACtctaaaaagagagagaaatcaaGAGAGCAAAGGTTTTACTATTTCATTGGCAAGCTGCTATTACGTGGATAAAAAGACAAAACCTACCTGGCTCTTCCCCAAACACCTGAGACGTTTCATGTTCTCCTTACTTGAAGGAAGAAGTGCCAAAGGAATGCCAGTGCCACACTCCAGTTGTTTCAGAAGTCAGCACAAATGCACTACCTGCAACTTTAAGGCGTCAAATCAAGCCCCAACACTCCCCCCCAGTGTCTGACAAATACAGCACCAACAACCTGTTTACTCGAGCTGCTGTCACATGTTAATTAGCAACTGATCAGATGAGGCCAGTTTACACAGGATGAGTCTTTCCTAGAGGCcacaaatgaaaagcaaactCCAAAAGCTTTGGAGTGCAAGAGATGCGTTTTATTGTATGCCCGTTACGATGAGTAACACATTGAGAAATCATAATCCCACAGAACAGTGACAACCTTATTTTACAGCGTGTACATCAGTTTTTACAGCCACAGAAAACACGTAGGTTTTGTCCTAAGAGATTTCCCAAATTCAACTTTCTGAAGTTtagaaatataaaaaaaatttaTTCTCAAGGAACTGATTCTCATCTGGTGCAAAAGAACccccaaacagaacaaaacgaaacccaaacccaaagcaaaaccaaaggatGACCATTATCTGAAACACAAAGCCACGCTATAGCATGAAGGTACAATTTATCATGTGAACAGCTGTGTGCAACATGAAGCAactaaaaaaggtaaaaaatacACATTATATGCATAACATTTATGAACAGGTTTGTCATTAAATAGCCCTAGACCAGCTCGTTATATTAAGCGCCATTTGATTCGCAGCATGCTAACACAAAGCGTTGTTTAAAGGGATGCATATTTGCAATGGATACACTGGAAACTGAAGATCCACCTCCAAACTCTAGTGGCAGCGTATTTCTCTGGTTAAATACTGCATATATACTTTCTTTACAGATTGAAAATGCACATTTATAGTATGGTAtacatttattcatttatttttccattaaaGAATTGATTAAAAGGTGCAATTTTTATGTCTATCTTGAAAATTTCCTGTTAGGAAGTAGGACAATAACAGCCATACCTGTTAAGAACACCGCCCTAAAGAACTCCTAAGCACTTTGCATTGGAATTAAAACCCCCTACATTTTTCAACTCTGTTTtttcttactcttttttttttgtgttttttttttttagagaagATTTTAAAGTAGTGAGAAAAAAGATCAGTGTTGAGCCCCAACACTTTGAGCTGCATCCATTTTatccttaaaaaaagaaaaaaacaaagtcaAATTCAAAAGTTAATTTCGTTATATGTGCCATACTGAACAACATTCAACTGCAGTTTCagataaaaaaagggaaattatATACATAGGCATCTTTAACCCTAGCACCAGAACACCACCTTGGAGATCATAACGTAATGCTCTATCTTAAACATCATATCCTGCAATAGAATAGGTTAGCAGCTTTGAAAACCATTACAAAATTACTTGTTGGACCTAAACtaataaaggaaacaaaaaggtttcccaatgaaatgctttaaaaaaaacccaaaccaaacaaaaccaaaacacattgagggaaaaaacaaaaaaaaaaggaaaaagaagggacaaccccccaaaaatttGACCAGTTCTGGAATTCAAGTTCCAGGCACGATTTAAAACCGCTATGATCAAGGGACTGAcactcccctcttgaactgcaCAAGTTAGACTTGGTTGTAACCCCCCCCCCATCTCAACTGTTTTCCTATTGGAGACAAGTGCTGTTCCTGACAAAACTGGTAACACAACCACCCGGCTTTGCCTTCTCTAGCTTAACAATGTGTAACACTATTACTCTGAAGACATTCATCCATCTTTCTGCAAATTTAAGACATTCATCCATCCTTCTGCATTCCATAGTGCTCTTCAGGTTCTGATAAGCAACAATCATAGGGCTATGAGATCCCCTGCCAACCCTAATACTTTTAAGACTTTTAATACAAAGAATGTAAAGTTATGATTTAATATCAAGCTTTGAAACCAGGAGAAACAGTTCATGAGAGATTTCCCCCCGCCACCCCCCCCAATTAGCATATCACAGTTTCTAAATTGCTTCCTTCTGGAGATGATATATTACAGGATGGCCTCTTTGTGGTGCCTCATTATATGCTGATTTTTTTCAGATGGCCTACGGAATCCCTTTTTGCAATACTCACACCTGTGTGGGTAGTCTTTAGTGTGTATGGATATGACGTGCCGCTTGAAGCCCGACGCGTCCGTGGTGCTGTACTCACAATACTGGCACTGATAAACCTTCCTCCCGCTGTGGGTCTTCATGTGCTTCTTCAGTTCAGTTTGCTGCCTAAATCCTCTTTTACATCTTTTGCATTTAAAAGGCAGGTCCTTGGTGTGAACCGAGAGGATGTGCCCGCTAAGTACAAAAGGATCTGAGGTTTTGAAGTCACAGTGCCTACACTGATGGACCTTTTTACCTTTATGGGTCTCGCTATGCTTTTTGAGCTCGGAGGGGCGGTGGAAGCCTTTCTCACAGACCTCGCACTTGTGGGGAAAATCCTTTGTGTGCACTGAAATAATGTGTCGCTTCAGGTCACTCGAATTGGTGCTCTTATGGTCACAATGTGGACACTGGTGAGTCTTATGCCCTTGGAATaactctgtgtgctgctgcagttcttTCTCGTCTGTGAACGCCTGGGGACAGTGCTCGCACTTAAAGGGCAGATCAGTCCCGTGTTTGGTTTTGATGTGGGTTTTCAGGTTGGACTGATCAGCACACCTGAAGACACAGTGCTGACACTGGTATGGCTTTTCCCCAGTGTGGGTCCTCATATGCTTTTTCAGCTCTGACGGGTGACGGAATCCTTTCCCACACTCCACACACACGTGCGGGAAGTTCTTACTGTGAACTGCGAGCAGATGTCTGTTGAGTAGtccctgctctgcagtttcATAGTCACAATATTTGCACTTGTGCAGTTTAGGCTCTTTGTCCCTCAGTATGAGTTTGTTAGAGCTCAAGGGGCTTGCTTCTCTGTATCTTCTCGTGTATTCTGTAAACTCATGGGTTTTATCAACTTTATTGATAAGTTTATGGCTTTCCAGATGATTATGGAAACTtacttttttgttggttgtaAAGTCACAGTCTGTACACTGGTACTTCTTCTTGATCATGTGATCCGGGTGATTCTTCATGTGCCTTTTCAAGAATCCTCTGGATTTAAATTTTTTCCCACAAATATGACAAGGGTAAACTGTTAAGGGCTGTCCATCAGGACCTATTATAACAGctgtttttaaacaaacaaaaataagttATGAAGGAAACAAGTTTACTGACTAAGAAGCTTTAAATCAGCCAACTGCTGTTCAGATTCATGCACTTAcacttgcagcaggcagagaatgGTTCAGCAGTTTAAAAACAACCAATCCACAGCACCTATAGTTTAGGTAGTTCTGCTTTAGGAACTGCTCGCACAGATCAGTAACACCGTACGGGCGGTGAACAGACCCACGGCGGCTCTCTAAGAGCTTGCAAATGAACTGCAGCGGCCCTAAGTGTGCTGCCTCTGGATAGCAGAGATTACGACATTTGCTACGCACAGAATTGGAGGGGGGAAGGACACAGGAAATATGCAAATCATCATTTCTAGCTTCGAATTCTGCATCGGCTTAAGGACAATCAGAAGGCCCAGCGGAGGCGTAAGCGCCACTCCGTGACAAGACGCGTAACCATACAGTGTTTACCTGTTTGCCATTGCctggcctctcctctcctccttttcttggttttttgtttgagcACTCTATTAGTGCTAATGCTATCACAAATCTGCAGGTACTGTGTTGCATTACCGTTTTTGTTTTCTAATCGTGTATCCAAGTTATTTCCTAGAAACAAAAATTAGACACCGTAAAAAACCTTAAACAATGCTCTCCTTTGGGACTGATGACTGGACTTGCACAGCAGCATTATCTACTTGCTCTAAAAACACACCACCCATTCCTCTACCATCAACAGATGCCAATAGAAGAGTGCCAACAGAAAACACCGGTTTTGCCGGCAGAAGTCAGTAACAGAGTTGTTTCAGTGCTGTTATTAAATACACTCCTGGAGGCATTCATTTCTCATGAGCTATGCTGGGTGTTTCACGTAACTTAGTTTTACTTCTGAACAACTCCTTCATTTCTACTGATTACAGAACTGTATTAAAAATCCTGGCGAATCCTCCCAACTTCCCCACCCACTCTGAAGTCCTGCAACACATCTACAATTGTTCTCATCTCAAAACagtagagaaagaccttggagtccttcAGTATGTACTTTACGGCTAGCTTTTTGCATTCACTGAGGCAGAGACCTGACACACACAAACGTCTGTGTTTCTAAAGGCAGCAAGTTAGCTTTACAGCTGTACCAAGCACAGGTACATGCTCTTACCTGCCGCTTGACCATCTTCGTATCTTCTGGGTACCCTTCTTTCATCTCCTGCAGAGAAGGGTATTTTAGTCATTATAAATTAGAACTCTTTTTAAAGGTGATGGCTTTCAAGTCTGAGAGAAGTGATGTAGCTGCTAAGAACTCTTGCTTAACGTAACTCTCAGTGCAGTTCTCCATCGGTTCAGCGTTTTGCAATCAAGAGCCCCAGGAAACGAAATCCCATCTCTGTGAGTATTTGATAACCACTAAAACTGTTTGCATGCTCCCCATGCTGACTGTCTTCCCTGCTTGGCATAATTAATATGCTTGTTTCTGCAAACCCTGAACCTTGAATATAACCTCAAATTGCAATCCAGAAAGGATTATCTGAAATACACCATTTGTTCTTGAGACAGAAGTACTTGATCTCTCTGGAGCAGGTAAGAAGACCTGTACCTTATCAGCTGCTCAGAACTCATCTATGCAAGGCACTACAAAGTTCTGGGAGATGGAGAAGAAATACCTTAAGAGCATATTCCTCATTTGCCAAGGCTTTGTGGTTCTAAACCACTTTATTGGCCCAAATACTGAGAAATATCACACCCATGAATTTTAATTAACTTGCTTAATTATAACATAAACCATGGATGACCTCTTAATATACACTTAACATGCCAAAATCAGAGAACAGAATATGACATAGAGTAATAGTCAGAATTTACAATGTATCCTGGTAAGATATTTGGCTGCAGAGAACAGATtacctgttttctttttgtttctacCCTGAAGGACTAACAGGCTTAAAACAGATAAATAAACTGAAATGATTAGGAACGTGTTTACACATTTATTCCTACCATTCCCTTTCCCcagtttttttctcctttctcctaggGCTCACATAAAATAATTCAGGCTATCCTTGCTTCTCTAAGATCCTCAAAGTCAGCTTAAACAACCATTAAAAGCCACATGTTCTGTACATCTGAGCCAGAATCAGGAGCAGTATAGAAATTCTCCTAACAGATTTCCTTTCTATCCCAGAAAAGAGACTGCTAAGAGAtcaggaggagctgcttccaAACCCCTAGAGGAAAAGTGAGAGATGATGACATTTGCACAGGTTctggaagacagagagaaaatgatGAGACTGCAGGAAATAAGCATACAGGTTCCTACCGTAAGCAGCAGCCCAAGCAACAGGGACAAAAGTTTTATTCACACTAGAGTCTTCAATCTGTGTGTCTGGAAGTGATGTGGCTTCTTCTTCACCTACAATAACTTCCATATAAACTTCATCTGCTAtttcagcacagcctgggttaaagaagaagaagaagaaatcatTAATTTTATCTGCTCATTCATTTACTTTGCTCTCACTCTGCTCGATACCCGTGCTAAATGACTTTTCCTCCTTTGGCATTTAGAACCACCCTTTTCCTTAGGGGATCACTGTTTATTCAGACCTTCCTTTGAGAGATAGAACACATTATCAATCAATACAAACCCAAGCCAAACACCAACACCAGTTCAAACATACAAACCTAGCAGCTTGTAACGGACGACACTGATTGGCCACTTTGCCAGGAAGCTGATTAAACATGGTGATTAAAATGGAAGAATAAGAAATGTGACTAACCTCATTAACTTTATCCATGGGCATGTTTAATTTAATATAAATCATTAAATGATTGGGTACAGCAGGCACAAAGTGCATTATTCAAAAATAATTATAGCCtggctttttttattttcagggAAGATAAGCTTCGGTTTTGACTACTTCAGGCTAAAGAATCCTTCAGTACAACTGAAAAGGTCCTTGAGAATGGTGTTTGTATTATTGGACAAAGCAGGATGacaaacaaaaatgtttctTATTATGCTTACTGATATCTTCATCTTCCTGAGAAGAGTCCTTAACAGCCATGTAAACCATTTTTTCTCGTTGCATTCTACCAACACCTCCTTGCTCAATTACTCCAGCTACAGAATGCCCGTTGTGAAAGTCACTCTCTGTGACGATTTCTGTCCCACCTTTAACAAAAAGAAGTTAAACACATTAAGTGAATGTAAACAAAGCCACTCTCAAGATTAATTTCAGATtttagtgttgtttttttcttatgtaCAACAAAGCTATTTCATAAAACTCTAACCAAATGCTTTTACATCCACATCGGTCATAAAGCCGTGTGAGGTAAACATTTTGGAGCAGATAAGGAAAAAGATCTCTCAGTGGGTCCTGATAAATTCAAGACTGAACCACCACTACCCAAGAAGGATCAAGAGCCTTTGATTCATGCTAGCAGTGAACTCAGGTGTGAAGGGAAACACATGCCTGCCCATGCCCACCAAAGAAAGGACTCTAATTCTAATCCTGCCCCAAACACAGTCTTCTAATTCTCTTGAGATGCGGACAGCTAATTCTTACacctcttcctcttccaaaaTCCTGCTTATTCACCTTGCAAACTGATTGTTAGACAATTTTTCTTACAAAGACTATGCTCATGTCTCAGACTCACCAACAGGCTTGAGCAGGAATTTATACTGGGGACACACATCTCTAGataatgtttttgttgttgaagTGACTGGCAGCAAATGTCACTTCAACAAAAACAATATCTAGAGATAAAGACTAGCAAGGGCATAAGGTGCTGCACCAAAGCCCTGGAGACAACAGGCTGAAGCTGGAAAGAATGAGAACAACTGCCCAGTCCTAGATGACTAATAAGCTTTGGCCCACTGACTGACTTAAGAGAGGCAAAAGATGATGTTGCAGCCTGGATGTTGGTATTGCTGCTTGAGTCTGAGAGGTAGCTGACAAATACTGATGCTCAGTCTTCCATGCATCTCAGGGACTGAACAGTAAGAAGCTGCAGCTAGCACCTGCTAAATTGAGAGTCCTTGCCTGCCACTACCAATGGTCATTATGATAATTGAAACAGCTAGGGTAACTCTGAAGAATTAAAAGAGAAGTAATCTCCACTGCAAGGTGTGTAACGTGATGGTATAAATCACACCCAACGGCAGAAGATGCTGCTCGAACACCTACTGCTGCTAAGAGGTAATCCTGAATCTCAAACATTCTTTGTCAAGACTCTCATCCTGGGTCCTGTATTCCTCACTGCTGAGCAGCAAACATTCACCACCACACAATCAGCTCTTTCCCAAGGGAAGCACTCACCAGTAATAAGGGGGTAGTTTGCCAGGACTGCCTCATGGCTGTATCAGAAGCACTCAAAGTAGCTGACAAGTACATCCCTGCTGCAAATTAGTTTGAGGCATAAGAGGTTTggattcctcctgctgctgcattaGCAGCCTGTCCCTCAAAACTAACAACCTACCCCCAGGGGAGAAACTGTATTTCAAGAGCAGGGCCTGGCAATGCATGTTGGAAGTAGCAGGTGAAACAGATGTCAGAACAAAGAAGGGATGTTAAGATGCTGCTTCTCTAGATCCTTTCCCCATGGTCTTAGGAAGCTCGTGGTCTTCACCACCTCATTCTCATACTGGAGGAATTAAGGATGAAATAGCCAAAGTCCAAGGGCCTTACAGAAACACTCACTGATCTTCAGCCAAATGAGAGACCGTCTGTTCCACACAGGAGAGCAAAACGTGGGAAGTTACTTTGGCAACTTTGTGAAGGACTCAATAAACAGGGTC
This sequence is a window from Dryobates pubescens isolate bDryPub1 chromosome 18, bDryPub1.pri, whole genome shotgun sequence. Protein-coding genes within it:
- the ZNF711 gene encoding zinc finger protein 711 isoform X1, which translates into the protein MDPGGGSLGLQTQESKMPHTMIMQDFVAGMAGTAHIDGDHIVVSVPEAVLVSDVVTDDGITLDHGLAAEVVQGPDIITETDVVTEGVIVPDSVLEADVAIEEALDTSDHVLTSDLITETVRVPDQVFVADLVTGPDGHLEHVVQDSVSGANSPTMVSEEVLVTNSDSEAVIQAAGTVPGSTVTIKTEDDDDGKSTSEDYLMISLDDVGEKLDHIGSTPLKISTEVTNDDVAKDDGFGSEVIKVYIFKAEAEDDVEIGGTEIVTESDFHNGHSVAGVIEQGGVGRMQREKMVYMAVKDSSQEDEDISCAEIADEVYMEVIVGEEEATSLPDTQIEDSSVNKTFVPVAWAAAYGDERRVPRRYEDGQAAGNNLDTRLENKNGNATQYLQICDSISTNRVLKQKTKKRRRGEARQWQTAVIIGPDGQPLTVYPCHICGKKFKSRGFLKRHMKNHPDHMIKKKYQCTDCDFTTNKKVSFHNHLESHKLINKVDKTHEFTEYTRRYREASPLSSNKLILRDKEPKLHKCKYCDYETAEQGLLNRHLLAVHSKNFPHVCVECGKGFRHPSELKKHMRTHTGEKPYQCQHCVFRCADQSNLKTHIKTKHGTDLPFKCEHCPQAFTDEKELQQHTELFQGHKTHQCPHCDHKSTNSSDLKRHIISVHTKDFPHKCEVCEKGFHRPSELKKHSETHKGKKVHQCRHCDFKTSDPFVLSGHILSVHTKDLPFKCKRCKRGFRQQTELKKHMKTHSGRKVYQCQYCEYSTTDASGFKRHVISIHTKDYPHRCEYCKKGFRRPSEKNQHIMRHHKEAIL
- the ZNF711 gene encoding zinc finger protein 711 isoform X2, which gives rise to MDPGGGSLGLQTQESKMPHTMIMQDFVAGMAGTAHIDGDHIVVSVPEAVLVSDVVTDDGITLDHGLAAEVVQGPDIITETDVVTEGVIVPDSVLEADVAIEEALDTSDHVLTSDLITETVRVPDQVFVADLVTGPDGHLEHVVQDSVSGANSPTMVSEEVLVTNSDSEAVIQAAGTVPGSTVTIKTEDDDDGKSTSEDYLMISLDDVGEKLDHIGSTPLKISTEVTNDDVAKDDGFGSEVIKVYIFKAEAEDDVEIGGTEIVTESDFHNGHSVAGVIEQGGVGRMQREKMVYMAVKDSSQEDEDISCAEIADEVYMEVIVGEEEATSLPDTQIEDSSVNKTFVPVAWAAAYGDERRVPRRYEDGQAAGNNLDTRLENKNAVIIGPDGQPLTVYPCHICGKKFKSRGFLKRHMKNHPDHMIKKKYQCTDCDFTTNKKVSFHNHLESHKLINKVDKTHEFTEYTRRYREASPLSSNKLILRDKEPKLHKCKYCDYETAEQGLLNRHLLAVHSKNFPHVCVECGKGFRHPSELKKHMRTHTGEKPYQCQHCVFRCADQSNLKTHIKTKHGTDLPFKCEHCPQAFTDEKELQQHTELFQGHKTHQCPHCDHKSTNSSDLKRHIISVHTKDFPHKCEVCEKGFHRPSELKKHSETHKGKKVHQCRHCDFKTSDPFVLSGHILSVHTKDLPFKCKRCKRGFRQQTELKKHMKTHSGRKVYQCQYCEYSTTDASGFKRHVISIHTKDYPHRCEYCKKGFRRPSEKNQHIMRHHKEAIL